A single window of Intrasporangium calvum DSM 43043 DNA harbors:
- a CDS encoding ribose-phosphate diphosphokinase has protein sequence MSTINKTTEKHLMVFSGRAHPQLAQEVSEALGTELVPTSAYDFANGEIYVRYEESVRGCDAFVIQSHTSPINEWIMEQLIMVDALKRASAKRITVVLPFYGYARQDKKHRGREPISARLMADLFKVAGADRLMAVDLHTAQIQGFFDGPVDHLMAMPILSDYVNDKYGHLDLAMVSPDAGRIKVAEDWSTRLGGVPLAFIHKTRDINRPNEVVANRVVGEIKGRVCVLVDDMVDTAGTITKAADALMEEGATAVIIAATHAILSGPAVDRLKACKVDEVVVTNTLPIPDDRRFDKLTVLSIAPLVSRAIREVFEDGSVTKLFDGKA, from the coding sequence ATGAGCACGATCAACAAGACGACCGAGAAGCACCTCATGGTGTTCTCCGGCCGGGCCCACCCGCAGCTCGCGCAGGAGGTCTCCGAGGCGCTGGGGACCGAGCTCGTGCCGACCAGCGCCTACGACTTCGCCAACGGCGAGATCTACGTCCGCTACGAGGAGTCGGTGCGCGGCTGTGACGCCTTCGTCATCCAGAGCCACACGTCGCCGATCAACGAGTGGATCATGGAGCAGCTCATCATGGTCGACGCGCTGAAGCGGGCGTCCGCCAAACGGATCACCGTCGTGCTGCCCTTCTACGGCTACGCGCGGCAGGACAAGAAGCACCGCGGTCGCGAGCCGATCTCGGCGCGCCTCATGGCCGACCTCTTCAAGGTCGCCGGCGCGGACCGCCTCATGGCCGTCGACCTGCACACCGCGCAGATCCAGGGCTTCTTCGACGGGCCGGTCGACCACCTCATGGCGATGCCGATCCTCAGCGACTACGTCAATGACAAGTACGGCCACCTCGACCTCGCCATGGTCTCGCCGGACGCGGGCCGGATCAAGGTCGCCGAGGACTGGTCGACCCGTCTGGGCGGAGTGCCCCTCGCGTTCATCCACAAGACGCGGGACATCAACCGGCCCAACGAGGTCGTCGCCAACCGGGTGGTCGGGGAGATCAAGGGCCGGGTCTGCGTCCTCGTCGACGACATGGTCGACACGGCCGGGACGATCACCAAGGCCGCCGACGCCCTGATGGAGGAGGGGGCCACGGCCGTCATCATCGCGGCGACGCACGCCATTCTGTCCGGCCCCGCGGTGGACCGGCTCAAGGCCTGCAAGGTCGACGAGGTCGTCGTCACCAACACGCTCCCCATCCCGGACGACCGGCGTTTCGACAAGCTCACCGTCCTGTCCATCGCCCCGCTCGTGTCGCGGGCGATCCGCGAGGTCTTCGAGGACGGGTCGGTCACCAAGCTCTTCGACGGCAAGGCCTGA
- a CDS encoding CGNR zinc finger domain-containing protein, whose product MSGVNILFTHDAEDALSWGAELVNTMPGTVPGDTSSDTLTTVEDLRDFLAGQPWTGRFDRDEAELAAVRALRPRLRRFWESDEPQVVELVNAMLSEAGAVPRLVDHDGIGWHIHATPLEAPLAERMAVELAFAMVDVVRAGGLDRLRVCEGQDCDDVIVDLSKNRSRRYCDRGCAARAHTAAYRARKAART is encoded by the coding sequence ATGTCAGGAGTCAACATCCTATTCACCCATGACGCCGAGGATGCTCTCTCCTGGGGCGCCGAGCTGGTCAACACCATGCCCGGCACCGTCCCGGGCGACACCTCGTCCGACACCCTCACCACGGTCGAGGACCTGCGCGACTTCCTCGCCGGGCAGCCCTGGACCGGCCGGTTCGACCGCGACGAGGCCGAGCTGGCCGCGGTCCGGGCCCTGCGTCCCCGACTCCGGCGCTTCTGGGAGTCGGACGAGCCGCAGGTCGTCGAGCTCGTCAACGCCATGCTGAGCGAGGCCGGGGCCGTCCCACGGCTCGTCGACCACGACGGCATCGGTTGGCACATCCACGCGACCCCGCTCGAGGCCCCGCTCGCCGAGCGGATGGCCGTGGAGCTCGCCTTCGCGATGGTCGACGTCGTCCGTGCGGGCGGCCTCGACCGCCTCCGGGTGTGCGAGGGGCAGGACTGCGACGACGTCATCGTCGACCTGTCCAAGAACCGGTCCCGCCGCTACTGCGACCGCGGATGCGCGGCCCGGGCCCACACGGCCGCCTACCGCGCACGCAAGGCCGCCCGCACCTGA
- a CDS encoding EamA family transporter, producing MVHRHPLLGLGAALASSAAFATSGAFAKSLLIGGWAPGAVVTLRITIAAAVLLLPTVWVLRGRWDVLRRNARLVVGYGLTGVAGCQLAYFYAVSHLSVGVALLLEYLAPVLIVGWLWFRRGQAPRGLTVVGVILAVAGLALVLDVLGGMRLSAAGVSWGLAAAVMLVLYFLITAGVDEDLPPVALAGSGLVVGAAVLWAGALVGVLDVTRGDATVLLGRTSVPWWVPVLVIAVVAAAFAYVAGVAAVRLLGAKVASFVALTEVLFAVVFAWLVLAELPTPVQLVGGVLIVGGLVAVRLDEARGGRPGPSARPGPALATDSDSDSDSDSDSDEAYAAELLPTGALNPDPIGEHAP from the coding sequence GTGGTGCATCGCCACCCGCTGCTCGGCCTCGGCGCGGCGCTCGCGTCCTCGGCCGCCTTCGCGACGTCAGGGGCCTTCGCCAAGTCTCTCCTCATCGGCGGCTGGGCGCCCGGCGCGGTCGTCACGCTCCGCATCACCATTGCTGCTGCGGTGCTCCTGCTACCGACGGTCTGGGTGCTCCGCGGCCGATGGGACGTGCTCCGGCGCAACGCCCGGCTCGTCGTCGGCTACGGCCTCACGGGTGTCGCCGGGTGCCAGCTCGCCTACTTCTACGCCGTGAGCCACCTCTCCGTGGGGGTGGCCCTGCTGCTCGAGTACCTGGCGCCGGTCCTCATCGTCGGCTGGCTGTGGTTCCGACGCGGGCAGGCGCCGCGCGGTCTCACCGTCGTCGGCGTGATCCTCGCCGTCGCCGGCCTCGCCCTCGTCCTCGACGTCCTCGGCGGCATGCGCCTCAGCGCCGCAGGGGTCTCGTGGGGCCTCGCCGCTGCCGTGATGCTCGTCCTCTACTTCCTCATCACTGCGGGCGTCGACGAGGACCTCCCACCCGTCGCGCTCGCCGGCTCCGGGCTCGTCGTCGGTGCTGCGGTGCTCTGGGCCGGGGCGCTCGTCGGAGTGCTGGACGTGACCCGCGGGGACGCGACCGTGCTCCTCGGCCGCACGAGCGTGCCCTGGTGGGTGCCGGTGCTCGTCATCGCGGTCGTCGCGGCGGCCTTCGCGTACGTCGCGGGGGTGGCGGCGGTGCGTCTGCTCGGGGCCAAGGTCGCCTCGTTCGTCGCCCTCACCGAGGTGCTCTTCGCCGTCGTCTTCGCCTGGCTCGTCCTCGCCGAGCTCCCGACGCCGGTCCAGCTCGTCGGCGGCGTGCTCATCGTCGGGGGACTGGTGGCGGTCCGCCTCGACGAGGCCCGCGGAGGCCGACCCGGTCCGTCGGCCAGGCCCGGGCCGGCATTGGCTACGGACTCGGACTCGGACTCGGACTCGGACTCGGACTCGGACGAGGCCTACGCGGCCGAGCTGCTCCCCACGGGCGCGCTCAACCCCGACCCGATCGGCGAGCACGCACCCTGA
- a CDS encoding 50S ribosomal protein L25/general stress protein Ctc produces the protein MSDATKLSAEKRTDFGKGAARKIRRAGNIPAVMYGHGTAPVHITLPGHDTFQALRHTNALLTIVVDGKEALALAKDIQRDPIKPIIEHVDLVVVRKGEKVTVEIPVHLEGEAAPETVVTLDHSSLQVEAEATHIPENVVISIEGLPAGTQILAGAVTLPEGTTLATDPEALVVNVTQAISEAALEAELAEAEAEAGIEHEAPSEAAAEGEAAAEGEGAEAPAETTEA, from the coding sequence GTGTCTGACGCAACCAAGCTCTCCGCCGAGAAGCGCACCGACTTCGGCAAGGGCGCCGCCCGCAAGATCCGCCGCGCCGGCAACATCCCCGCCGTGATGTACGGCCACGGCACCGCGCCGGTCCACATCACCCTGCCGGGTCACGACACGTTCCAGGCGCTGCGCCACACCAACGCCCTCCTGACCATCGTGGTCGACGGCAAGGAGGCGCTCGCCCTCGCCAAGGACATCCAGCGCGACCCGATCAAGCCGATCATCGAGCACGTCGACCTCGTCGTCGTCCGCAAGGGCGAGAAGGTCACCGTCGAGATCCCGGTCCACCTCGAGGGTGAGGCCGCCCCCGAGACCGTCGTCACGCTCGACCACTCGTCGCTGCAGGTCGAGGCCGAGGCGACCCACATCCCCGAGAACGTCGTCATCTCCATCGAGGGCCTCCCGGCCGGCACCCAGATCCTCGCCGGCGCCGTCACGCTCCCCGAGGGCACGACCCTGGCCACCGACCCGGAGGCTCTCGTCGTCAACGTGACGCAGGCGATCTCCGAGGCGGCCCTCGAGGCCGAGCTCGCCGAGGCCGAGGCCGAGGCCGGCATCGAGCACGAGGCCCCGTCCGAGGCGGCCGCGGAGGGCGAGGCCGCCGCCGAGGGCGAGGGCGCCGAGGCGCCTGCCGAGACCACCGAGGCCTGA
- the pth gene encoding aminoacyl-tRNA hydrolase, translated as MDTWLVVGLGNPGPAYAGNRHNVGAMVVDELASRHRLGSFKTHRSRARVVEGRFRVPGPKVVLAVPLTYMNVSGGPVAGLLSYFGVPLERLVVVHDELDIDAGLVRLKVGGGEGGHNGLRSISQSVGSKDYHRVRVGIGRPPGRQDPADYVLRDFGKQERAELPFLLDEAADAVEALIDVGLLDAQQRFHAPRP; from the coding sequence ATGGACACCTGGCTCGTCGTGGGACTGGGCAACCCCGGCCCCGCCTACGCCGGCAACCGGCACAACGTCGGCGCGATGGTCGTCGACGAGCTCGCGTCGCGGCACCGGCTGGGCTCCTTCAAGACGCACCGGTCGCGCGCCCGCGTCGTCGAAGGGCGGTTCAGGGTGCCGGGGCCGAAGGTCGTCCTCGCGGTGCCGCTGACCTACATGAACGTCTCGGGCGGTCCGGTCGCCGGCCTGCTCAGCTACTTCGGGGTGCCCCTCGAGCGGCTCGTCGTCGTCCACGACGAGCTCGACATCGACGCGGGGCTGGTCCGCCTCAAGGTCGGCGGTGGGGAGGGTGGCCACAACGGGCTGCGCTCGATCAGCCAGTCGGTCGGCTCGAAGGACTACCACCGGGTGCGGGTCGGGATCGGGCGTCCGCCCGGGCGACAGGACCCGGCCGACTACGTGCTCCGGGACTTCGGCAAGCAGGAGCGGGCCGAGCTGCCGTTCCTTCTCGATGAGGCCGCCGACGCGGTGGAGGCGCTCATCGACGTCGGCCTGCTGGACGCGCAGCAGCGCTTCCACGCACCGCGCCCCTAG
- the mfd gene encoding transcription-repair coupling factor, which yields MPHALLPAFRALPDVQAVLDQVGHARLVDVSASDGTRPFLVATLAERMAEAAGESAAGGPAPIVVVTATTREAEDLATALGAFLSPDGIAVFPSWETLPHERLSPRSDTVGRRLAVLRRVAHPDLADSAYGPLSVVVAPVRALLQPVTKGLGELVPVRLEAGDERPLEDVVDALAAAAYTRTDLVERRGEFAVRGGILDVFPPTEEHPVRVEFWGDTVEEVRWFKVADQRSLEIAEHGLWAPPCREVLLTPQVRARAKALAGQLPGVADMLVKVAEGIAVEGMESLAPALVDGMESVLDVLPVESLIVLADPERIRRRAHDLVATSAEFLEASWANAAAGNDVPVDLQSLLGSASYWTLAEVRSHALTHDRPWWTATPFAADAGLEIEDDDVDARLSIGTTDSEAFRGDTGRAVDHLRERATQGWTVAVVTEGPGLAKRVDEVLRDEEVPVRLLTRGDLQPGVVAVCTAPLGRGFVHEAGRLEVLTETDLTGQPGGGTSTKDMRRMPSRRRNQVDPLQLRPGDHVVHEQHGVGRFVEMMQRTVAGATREYLVIEYAASKRGQPGDRLYVPTDQLDQVTKYVGGEEPTLNKMGGSDWTRTKSRAKRYVKQIAADLIRLYSARQATKGHAFSADTPWQRELEDAFAYVETPDQLSSIDEVKADMEKQVPMDRLICGDVGYGKTEIAVRAAFKAIQDGKQVAVLVPTTLLVSQHLQTFSDRYAQFPVTVKALSRFQTDKEAREVLDGLARGTIDLVIGTHRLLAKDIQFKDLGLVVVDEEQRFGVEHKELLKTMRTAVDVLSMSATPIPRTLEMAVTGIREMSTLATPPEERHPVLTFVGGYDEKQITAAIRRELLREGQVFFIHNKVSSIEKAALRLRELVPEARITTAHGKMGEHRLEQVVEDFWQKRSDVLVCTTIVETGLDISNANTLIVERADLLGLSQLHQLRGRVGRGRERAYAYFLYPPEKPLTETAHDRLRTIASHTDLGSGMDVAMKDLEIRGAGNLLGGEQSGHIAGVGFDLYVRLIGEAVADFRGDGETAPAEIKIELPVDAHLPHDYVPGERLRLEAYKKLATVESDEAVDEIEAELRDRYGAPPKPVENLLEVARLRVVARKARIGDIGGQGKHVRFGPVKDLRESQQLRLMRLYPGTIVKDALGTILVPAPTTARVGGKPLRDVAVLSWARQLITAVLLDDIAAAGGVSAARSTAP from the coding sequence ATGCCTCACGCACTCCTGCCCGCGTTCCGGGCGCTCCCCGATGTCCAGGCCGTCCTCGATCAGGTCGGTCACGCACGCCTCGTCGACGTCTCCGCCTCGGACGGCACTCGCCCGTTCCTCGTCGCCACGCTCGCCGAACGGATGGCGGAGGCGGCGGGCGAGTCGGCGGCGGGCGGCCCCGCCCCGATCGTCGTCGTCACCGCCACCACCCGCGAGGCCGAGGACCTGGCGACCGCCCTCGGGGCCTTCCTGTCCCCGGACGGGATCGCTGTCTTCCCCAGCTGGGAGACCCTGCCGCACGAGCGACTCTCGCCCCGCAGCGACACCGTCGGCCGGCGACTGGCCGTCCTGCGCCGGGTCGCCCACCCCGACCTGGCCGACTCCGCCTACGGTCCGCTGTCGGTCGTCGTCGCGCCCGTCCGGGCCCTGCTCCAGCCGGTCACCAAGGGCCTCGGAGAGCTCGTCCCGGTGCGCCTCGAGGCCGGTGACGAGCGGCCGCTCGAGGACGTCGTCGACGCCCTCGCCGCTGCGGCCTACACGCGCACCGACCTCGTCGAGCGCCGCGGTGAGTTCGCCGTCCGAGGCGGCATCCTCGACGTCTTCCCGCCCACCGAGGAGCACCCGGTCCGCGTCGAGTTCTGGGGCGACACCGTCGAGGAGGTGCGCTGGTTCAAGGTGGCCGACCAGCGCTCCCTCGAGATCGCCGAGCACGGCCTCTGGGCACCCCCGTGCCGGGAGGTGCTGCTCACCCCCCAGGTGCGGGCCCGGGCCAAGGCGCTCGCCGGTCAGCTCCCCGGCGTCGCCGACATGCTCGTCAAGGTCGCCGAGGGGATCGCGGTCGAGGGCATGGAGTCCCTGGCGCCGGCCCTCGTCGACGGCATGGAGTCGGTGCTCGACGTCCTGCCCGTGGAGTCGCTCATCGTCCTCGCCGACCCCGAGCGGATCCGGCGCCGGGCGCACGACCTCGTCGCGACGAGCGCGGAGTTCCTCGAGGCGAGCTGGGCCAACGCCGCCGCCGGCAACGACGTGCCGGTCGACCTCCAGTCCCTGCTCGGGTCGGCCTCGTACTGGACGCTGGCGGAGGTCCGGAGCCATGCACTGACTCACGACCGTCCGTGGTGGACGGCGACGCCCTTCGCCGCCGACGCCGGCCTCGAGATCGAGGACGACGACGTCGACGCCCGCCTGAGCATCGGGACGACCGACTCCGAGGCCTTCCGGGGGGACACGGGCCGCGCCGTCGACCACCTGCGCGAGCGGGCGACCCAGGGCTGGACCGTCGCCGTCGTCACCGAGGGGCCGGGTCTGGCCAAGCGCGTGGACGAGGTGCTCCGGGACGAGGAGGTGCCGGTACGCCTCCTCACGCGCGGTGACCTGCAGCCAGGCGTCGTCGCCGTCTGCACCGCACCGCTCGGCCGCGGTTTCGTCCACGAGGCCGGGCGCCTCGAGGTGCTCACCGAGACCGACCTCACGGGCCAGCCCGGTGGCGGCACCTCGACGAAGGACATGCGCCGGATGCCCTCGCGCCGGCGCAACCAGGTCGATCCGCTCCAGCTCCGCCCGGGGGACCACGTCGTCCACGAGCAGCACGGCGTCGGCCGGTTCGTCGAGATGATGCAGCGCACCGTGGCCGGGGCCACGAGGGAGTACCTCGTCATCGAGTACGCCGCCTCCAAGCGGGGCCAGCCCGGGGACCGGCTCTACGTCCCGACCGACCAGCTCGACCAGGTGACGAAGTACGTCGGCGGCGAGGAGCCGACCCTCAACAAGATGGGCGGGTCCGACTGGACGAGGACCAAGTCGCGGGCCAAGCGCTACGTCAAGCAGATCGCCGCTGACCTGATCCGGCTCTACAGCGCGCGCCAGGCGACGAAGGGGCACGCCTTCAGCGCGGACACCCCGTGGCAGCGCGAGCTCGAGGACGCCTTCGCGTACGTCGAGACCCCGGACCAGCTGTCGAGCATCGACGAGGTCAAGGCCGACATGGAGAAGCAGGTGCCGATGGACCGGCTCATCTGCGGTGACGTCGGCTACGGCAAGACCGAGATCGCGGTCCGGGCGGCGTTCAAGGCGATCCAGGACGGCAAGCAGGTCGCCGTGCTCGTCCCGACGACGCTGCTCGTCAGCCAGCACCTGCAGACCTTCTCGGACCGCTATGCCCAGTTCCCGGTCACGGTCAAGGCACTGTCCCGGTTCCAGACCGACAAGGAGGCCAGGGAGGTCCTCGACGGACTGGCGCGCGGCACGATCGACCTGGTCATCGGCACGCACCGGCTCCTCGCGAAGGACATCCAGTTCAAGGACCTCGGGCTCGTCGTCGTCGACGAGGAGCAGCGCTTCGGCGTCGAGCACAAGGAGCTGCTCAAGACCATGCGCACCGCCGTCGACGTCCTGTCCATGTCGGCCACCCCGATCCCGCGGACGCTCGAGATGGCCGTGACGGGCATCCGCGAGATGTCCACGCTGGCCACGCCGCCCGAGGAGCGCCACCCCGTCCTCACCTTCGTCGGCGGCTACGACGAGAAGCAGATCACCGCCGCGATCCGGCGCGAGCTGCTCCGCGAGGGCCAGGTCTTCTTCATCCACAACAAGGTGAGCAGCATCGAGAAGGCGGCCCTCCGGCTGCGCGAGCTGGTGCCCGAGGCGCGGATCACGACGGCGCACGGCAAGATGGGCGAGCACCGGCTCGAGCAGGTCGTCGAGGACTTCTGGCAGAAGCGCTCTGACGTGCTCGTCTGCACGACGATCGTCGAGACGGGCCTCGACATCTCCAACGCCAACACCCTGATCGTCGAGCGGGCGGACCTGCTCGGGCTCTCCCAGCTGCACCAGCTGCGCGGGCGGGTCGGCCGGGGGCGCGAGCGCGCCTACGCCTACTTCCTCTACCCGCCGGAGAAGCCGCTCACCGAGACGGCTCACGACCGGCTGCGGACCATCGCGAGCCACACGGACCTCGGCTCCGGCATGGACGTCGCGATGAAGGACCTCGAGATCCGCGGGGCGGGCAACCTGCTCGGCGGCGAGCAGTCGGGGCACATCGCCGGCGTCGGCTTCGACCTCTACGTCCGGCTCATCGGCGAGGCGGTCGCCGACTTCCGCGGCGACGGCGAGACCGCCCCGGCCGAGATCAAGATCGAGCTGCCCGTCGACGCCCACCTGCCGCACGACTACGTGCCCGGCGAGCGGCTGCGTCTCGAGGCCTACAAGAAGCTCGCGACCGTCGAGTCCGACGAGGCCGTCGACGAGATCGAGGCCGAGCTGCGGGACCGCTACGGCGCCCCACCGAAGCCGGTCGAGAACCTGCTCGAGGTGGCGCGGCTGCGCGTCGTCGCCCGCAAGGCCCGGATCGGCGACATCGGCGGCCAGGGCAAGCACGTGCGCTTCGGCCCGGTCAAGGACCTGCGCGAGAGCCAGCAGCTGCGCCTCATGCGGCTCTACCCCGGGACCATCGTCAAGGACGCACTCGGGACGATCCTCGTGCCCGCCCCGACGACGGCCCGGGTGGGGGGCAAGCCGCTGCGCGACGTCGCGGTCCTCAGCTGGGCCCGGCAGCTGATCACCGCCGTGCTCCTCGACGACATCGCGGCGGCCGGAGGGGTGTCAGCTGCCCGATCGACGGCACCGTAG
- a CDS encoding MazG family protein → MTAATSDYLPDDRRVVLLVSTPRVAPGVLTRDAWAALGAARQVWSATDEPQAEAIIESGIDVVAQDRADVPTLARRIVTAADTGTVVWVGSADGDPGLNEAIATEVTRLPEPPDVEVLIGAYDLPGARLLDVVAVMDRLRSPGGCPWDAEQTHESLVPYLLEEAHEAVEALESGDTDHMREELGDLLLQIAFHSRVAEEHETAPFDIDDVAGGLVEKLVRRHPHVFADVDADTPEAVEANWETIKAAEKEDRLHPLEGVPSSLPALARAEKYVGRLEKAGRSDLLDDAEAAADLGARLLGMVRRARASGVDAEGALRETLRRLVAASEGRPRPE, encoded by the coding sequence ATGACCGCCGCGACGAGCGACTACCTCCCCGACGACCGCCGCGTCGTCCTGCTCGTCTCGACCCCGCGCGTCGCTCCGGGCGTGCTCACCCGGGACGCCTGGGCGGCACTTGGCGCCGCGCGGCAGGTCTGGTCCGCCACCGACGAGCCCCAGGCCGAGGCGATCATCGAGTCCGGCATCGACGTCGTGGCCCAGGACCGGGCGGACGTGCCTACCCTCGCCCGGCGAATCGTCACCGCGGCAGACACCGGCACCGTCGTGTGGGTCGGTTCGGCCGACGGTGACCCCGGGCTCAACGAGGCCATCGCCACCGAGGTGACCCGCCTACCCGAGCCGCCCGACGTGGAGGTGCTCATCGGCGCCTACGACCTCCCGGGGGCCCGGCTGCTCGACGTCGTCGCCGTCATGGACCGGCTGCGGTCGCCCGGTGGCTGCCCCTGGGACGCGGAGCAGACGCACGAGAGCCTCGTGCCGTACCTCCTCGAGGAGGCCCACGAGGCGGTGGAGGCCCTCGAGAGCGGCGACACCGACCACATGCGCGAGGAGCTCGGCGACCTGCTCCTCCAGATCGCCTTCCACTCCCGCGTCGCCGAGGAGCACGAGACCGCACCCTTCGACATCGACGACGTGGCGGGCGGGCTCGTCGAGAAGCTCGTGCGCCGCCACCCCCACGTGTTCGCCGACGTCGACGCGGATACCCCAGAGGCGGTCGAGGCCAACTGGGAGACGATCAAGGCCGCCGAGAAGGAGGACCGGCTCCACCCGCTCGAAGGCGTCCCCTCGAGCCTGCCGGCCCTGGCCCGTGCCGAGAAGTACGTCGGACGGCTGGAGAAGGCCGGCCGGTCCGATCTGCTCGACGATGCCGAGGCCGCAGCGGACCTCGGCGCCCGGCTCCTCGGCATGGTTCGCCGCGCCCGGGCTTCCGGCGTCGACGCCGAGGGTGCCCTGCGCGAGACGCTGCGACGACTGGTGGCGGCGAGCGAGGGCCGACCCCGTCCGGAGTGA
- a CDS encoding sugar transferase yields the protein MVQSVHDVGVMPDVASRPVAHPYTDRTRSVRVLQLGLALGDLAVIVVAAVLATVGRHRLTIFRATEDITEVAQALGLWIVLGWMLVNVVAGTYRRTELGVGTTEYARVLAAGGMTAGLIGIVSYLTKFNLSRGFFVLLFLVGIPLLLGWRWSARRLVHRLHHRGHLLTKVLIAGSAGHVDEVAAVLDRESWLGYRIVGALLPPSQQLATTPRGVPVVGLSTDTALATRDHEADLVVFTEGAFASSTDFRRIAWDLEGHHVQMAVVPSLSDISSGRMLMRPVGGLPLVHVEQPQSLGASRGLKRAFDVVGATASLVLTSPLVLGVAMAIRLHDGGPILFRQTRVGRDGNLFECLKLRSMVVDAEAQLSGLTHLNHDPAHVLFKAQQDPRITPVGRFLRRYSIDELPQLWNVLAGDMSLVGPRPALPAEVRRYSSDVQRRLHVRPGMTGLWQVSGRSDLSWEDTVRLDLYYVDNWSLVQDLSIVIKTLRAVLGSRGAY from the coding sequence ATGGTCCAGTCCGTGCACGACGTCGGCGTGATGCCTGACGTCGCATCCCGGCCCGTGGCCCACCCCTACACGGACCGGACCCGGAGCGTGCGGGTCCTCCAGCTCGGGCTGGCCCTCGGCGACCTCGCCGTCATCGTCGTCGCCGCCGTCCTCGCCACCGTGGGCCGCCACCGACTCACGATCTTCCGCGCGACCGAGGACATCACCGAGGTGGCCCAGGCCCTCGGTCTGTGGATCGTGCTCGGGTGGATGCTCGTCAACGTGGTGGCCGGCACCTACCGGCGGACGGAGCTGGGGGTCGGCACGACGGAGTACGCCCGCGTGCTGGCGGCGGGAGGCATGACAGCCGGCCTCATCGGGATCGTCAGCTACCTGACGAAGTTCAACCTCTCGCGTGGCTTCTTCGTCCTGCTCTTCCTCGTCGGCATCCCGCTGCTGCTCGGGTGGCGGTGGTCGGCCCGCCGCCTGGTCCATCGGCTGCACCACCGGGGTCACCTCCTGACCAAGGTCCTCATCGCCGGGTCCGCCGGGCACGTCGATGAGGTCGCGGCGGTCCTCGACCGGGAGTCCTGGCTGGGCTACCGCATCGTCGGGGCCCTGCTGCCCCCGTCGCAGCAGCTGGCCACCACCCCACGGGGCGTTCCCGTCGTCGGCCTGAGCACCGACACCGCCTTGGCGACGCGGGACCACGAGGCAGACCTCGTCGTCTTCACCGAGGGCGCCTTCGCCTCGTCCACCGACTTCCGCCGTATCGCCTGGGACCTGGAGGGCCATCACGTCCAGATGGCCGTCGTGCCGAGCCTCAGCGACATCTCCTCCGGCCGGATGTTGATGCGACCCGTCGGTGGCCTGCCCCTCGTCCACGTCGAGCAGCCGCAGAGCCTCGGCGCCAGCCGCGGCCTGAAGCGGGCCTTCGACGTGGTCGGTGCCACGGCCAGCCTCGTCCTCACCTCCCCGCTCGTCCTGGGCGTGGCCATGGCGATCAGGCTGCACGACGGTGGGCCGATCCTCTTCCGCCAGACCCGAGTCGGACGGGACGGCAACCTCTTCGAGTGCCTCAAGCTGCGGAGCATGGTCGTGGACGCCGAGGCGCAGCTGTCCGGGCTCACGCACCTCAACCACGACCCGGCGCACGTCCTGTTCAAGGCCCAGCAGGATCCACGGATCACGCCGGTCGGCCGGTTCCTCCGTCGCTACTCGATCGACGAGCTCCCCCAGCTGTGGAACGTCCTCGCCGGCGACATGAGCCTCGTCGGCCCCCGCCCGGCGCTGCCGGCAGAGGTGCGCCGCTACTCCTCGGACGTCCAGCGCCGCCTCCACGTCCGGCCGGGCATGACCGGTCTGTGGCAGGTCTCCGGGCGCAGCGACCTGTCGTGGGAGGACACCGTCCGGCTCGACCTCTACTACGTGGACAACTGGTCGCTGGTGCAGGACCTGTCGATCGTCATCAAGACCCTCCGGGCCGTCCTCGGCTCGCGCGGCGCCTACTGA